A stretch of the Aphis gossypii isolate Hap1 chromosome 2, ASM2018417v2, whole genome shotgun sequence genome encodes the following:
- the LOC114121287 gene encoding putative odorant-binding protein A10, whose protein sequence is MNSKLFISVFMFITIVGVSISVAKGDDAVNAENKDDDSHLVNREEIQRYMSMMEKINIDQMLNNTRLMSNNVKCFLNEGPCTAHLREMKKMVPMLVKDSCSSCTKEQKIMMKKAMDAVKARRPNDYEKLSKFFDPEGKYEKKFLENLNESK, encoded by the exons atgaacTCAAAACTGTTTATTTCCGTGTTCATGTTCATAACTATCGTAGGCGTTTCAATCTCCGTGGCTAAAGGAGACGATGCTGTAAATGCCGAAAATAAAGACGATGACTCTCATCTGGTCAACCGAGAAGAGATTCAAAGATATATGTCAATGATGGAGAAAATCAACATAGACCAAATGCTGAACAACACTAGATTGATGTCGAACAACGTAAAATGTTTTCTGAATGAAGGACCGTGCACGGCTCATCTCAGAGAAATGAAAA aaatggTACCTATGTTAGTCAAAGATAGTTGCTCGTCATGTACCAAAGAGCAAAAGATTATGATGAAAAAAGCTATGGATGCGGTTAAAGCTCGTCGTCCCAATGATTACGAAAAACTTTCCAAATTTTTCGATCCAGAAGGAAAATATGAGAAGAAATTCTTAGAAAACTTAAACGAAtcgaaataa